A region of the Desulfovibrio desulfuricans genome:
GTGGTGTTCAGAATATCGTTGACCACCAGATCGGGCCGCATGCGCAGCACAGTGTCTGCCAGCTCCTCGTTGCCCTGGCGCACGATCTTGTAGTCTTTGCGGGCAATGCTTTCCACCGCCAGCTCGCTCTCGCGCGTGCAGACAAAGCTGATCTTGTGATTGGTGATCTCGTGCGCCAGCATCAGCGCGCGGAATACATGCCCCATGCCGATGGCGGGCCAGCCAGCCACCACAAAGACCACATGCCGCCGCTGCAAAAGGTGCTCGCAGATCCACCAGTCCTGATAGCCCTGAATTTCAATGGCCCTGTCGTTGAGAAAATACGGCACTATCTTGCCGCGCCCCAGCGTGTGGCCGTTGGCCTTGTCCAGCAGGGCAAGCCGCAGAATGATCAGCGCGCGGCTTTCCACCACCAGCATTTTTTCGCTGTCGTGTCCGGCGTCTTCGTCCAGCAGGCTCTCAAGCCCTTCGCCCTGCACATTCCAGATGCGCTGGCGCATGCTTTTGACCGTCACCAGACTATCGGCCTGCGCCTCGCGAAAGCGCTTCCAGGCGTCTTCCACATCCACCCATGTGAGCAGAGGGCAGGAGGCGCGCAAAATCATGCAGTGCTCGTATTCCCGTGCAAGCTCTGTCAGCAGGCCGCGCATTTCGGTAACAATATCAAGGCTGGTGAACCGCAGATCCTTGTTCCAGTGGTGCCGCACGCCCGCGCGTTCGCAGATGAGCGCGATCTCCTGACTGTCGGTCAGCACAACAATATCATCGCCGGGCAAGACGCCGCGCGCGGTATTGACGGCCCGTTCCACAAGCGTAACCCCGGCCAGTTTTTTAACAAGCTGGTCAGGAATGACGGCATTTTTCTTGATGGCAGGTATGACGATGCAGCGTTCTTTCACGTGTGTTCTCGGCTGTGCGGAAGGAGCAGGGCGCAGTGAGCAAACCCCGGACAACATCGTGAAACCGATGCCGTCCGGGGCAATACAGACCGCGTTAGCGCAGGCTGGCCAGAACCTCGCGGGTGGAAGCCAGCATGTAGTCAAATTCCTCATCCGTCAGCCAGTGCTGGAAGGGGAAGGAAATCATGGCGTCAAAGAAGGTGTCGGCATTGGGGCAGTCGGCCTTGCCCATGCCCAGACGGCGGTAGTAATCGTAGCGATCCAGCGGAATATACTGCACCACGCACTTCACGCCTTTTTCATTGAACATGGCGCGTATAAAGCGGTCGCGGGCTTCGGTGCCCGTGGTCATGCGCGCGGCCAGCAGGTGATAGTTGTGGCGGCGCGAATCCTCCCGGTGGAACTCCAGCTCGGGAAAATCCGCCAGCGCATCAATGAAGCGCAGTGCGCGGGCGCGCTTTTCGTCATTGATGGCGTCGATACGCTCAAGGAGCTTGGCCCCCAGCGCGCATTCCACTTCGCCAAGACAATAGTTGTTGGGCTGCAGGGGTTCCCCGTCCAGCATGGGCAGATCGACGTTGCCCATGGCGGGCTTCCAGTAGTCGGGCCGTTCAAAATCATAGCCGCAATGCCCGTTGTGGCGCAGGGTTGGCACCAGGGCCGCCAGCTTGGGATCGCGCACATAGAGCATGCCGCCCTCACCAAGGGTGGTGAGGTTTTTGTGCGAATGGAAGGAGAAAACGGCCATGTCGCCAAAGCTGCCAGCCTTTTTGCCGTTCAGCTCGGAGCCGATGGACTGGGCCGCGTCTTCGATGAGGATAAGCCCGCGCTCTTTGCACAGGGCGGCAATGCCTACCATGTCTGCCACATAACCGTACAGATGCACCACAACAACGGCCTTGGTGCGGGGCGTAATGGCTTTTTCGATGCTTTCGGCTGTGACGACCCGGGTAAGAAGGTCAACGTCAGCCCAGGCCATTGTGGCGCCCTTTTTGATGTAGGGGTAGGCAGAGGCCGTAAAGGT
Encoded here:
- a CDS encoding DegT/DnrJ/EryC1/StrS family aminotransferase; the protein is MDLKVNFSGRAIRYTEEEIAVVVDVMRNADTLTQGVHMRDFESKFASYQGVAQGSCFVTMNGVSALELSAQLCRFKPGDEVVMPSHTFTASAYPYIKKGATMAWADVDLLTRVVTAESIEKAITPRTKAVVVVHLYGYVADMVGIAALCKERGLILIEDAAQSIGSELNGKKAGSFGDMAVFSFHSHKNLTTLGEGGMLYVRDPKLAALVPTLRHNGHCGYDFERPDYWKPAMGNVDLPMLDGEPLQPNNYCLGEVECALGAKLLERIDAINDEKRARALRFIDALADFPELEFHREDSRRHNYHLLAARMTTGTEARDRFIRAMFNEKGVKCVVQYIPLDRYDYYRRLGMGKADCPNADTFFDAMISFPFQHWLTDEEFDYMLASTREVLASLR
- a CDS encoding cytidine 5'-phosphate N-acetylneuraminic acid synthetase, giving the protein MKERCIVIPAIKKNAVIPDQLVKKLAGVTLVERAVNTARGVLPGDDIVVLTDSQEIALICERAGVRHHWNKDLRFTSLDIVTEMRGLLTELAREYEHCMILRASCPLLTWVDVEDAWKRFREAQADSLVTVKSMRQRIWNVQGEGLESLLDEDAGHDSEKMLVVESRALIILRLALLDKANGHTLGRGKIVPYFLNDRAIEIQGYQDWWICEHLLQRRHVVFVVAGWPAIGMGHVFRALMLAHEITNHKISFVCTRESELAVESIARKDYKIVRQGNEELADTVLRMRPDLVVNDILNTTAAYMARLTTAGVRCVNFEDEGPGADWARLVVNALYEDRDSNERLRYGPDYFCLRDEFLGAARNPFRPELRTVLITFGGTDLNDCSRRVLDIIEPICRAYGIRIRLVAGPGYAHKDAMEAHLARLDNPLVEFTWATNVMSRMMEGADLAICSAGRTVYELAHMRIPSMVLAHHEREARHTFARPRNGFAFVGIMDRVSDAKIRNVFLAMLKNPRRKRFWDRQNALNFTANKGRVVALMQNILQEGAAAPQAAENAAPAEPQQA